A genomic window from Pseudomonadota bacterium includes:
- a CDS encoding N-formylglutamate amidohydrolase, with amino-acid sequence MTAVNDKDEANVPEPVRIRRPRRQTLPLVISSPHSGRDYPSEFLALSRLDRLAIRRSEDAFVDELAAGAVAMGAPLVAATFPRAFLDPNREPYELDPRMFDSPLPGWVNSRSPRVRAGLGTVPRVVAGGAEIYAGKLEPGVAEERIKRYYMPYHDAIVALLDETRANFGIAVLLDCHSMPSGERGGPAAKSRADIVLGDRFGHACDAEIMRLAAETLRARGYQVRRNDPYPGGFITEHYGRPDMDVHALQIEMNRSLYMNEARMTRGSGMAALKADLEHLFGVIANQALLLAPPANAAE; translated from the coding sequence GTGACCGCTGTAAACGACAAGGACGAGGCCAACGTGCCGGAACCGGTCCGAATCCGCCGACCGCGCCGACAAACGCTGCCGCTGGTCATCTCGTCGCCACACAGCGGACGCGACTATCCCTCAGAGTTTCTGGCGCTTTCCAGGCTCGACCGGTTGGCGATCCGCCGGTCCGAAGACGCCTTTGTGGACGAGTTGGCGGCCGGCGCCGTGGCGATGGGCGCGCCGTTGGTGGCGGCGACCTTCCCGCGCGCCTTCCTGGACCCCAACCGCGAACCCTATGAGCTTGATCCCCGCATGTTCGATTCGCCCTTGCCGGGCTGGGTCAACAGCCGCAGTCCGCGGGTACGGGCGGGCCTCGGCACCGTGCCCAGGGTCGTCGCCGGAGGTGCTGAGATCTATGCGGGCAAACTGGAGCCCGGCGTCGCCGAGGAGCGGATCAAGCGCTACTACATGCCCTATCACGACGCGATCGTCGCGCTGTTGGACGAAACCCGGGCCAATTTCGGTATTGCCGTCTTGTTGGACTGCCACTCGATGCCATCGGGCGAGCGCGGCGGTCCGGCCGCCAAGTCGCGCGCCGACATTGTCTTGGGCGACCGTTTCGGTCACGCCTGTGATGCCGAGATCATGCGGCTCGCCGCCGAAACCTTGCGCGCGCGCGGCTATCAGGTGCGCCGCAACGACCCCTATCCCGGCGGTTTCATCACCGAACACTACGGCCGTCCGGACATGGACGTTCACGCGCTGCAGATCGAAATGAACCGCAGCCTCTACATGAATGAGGCGCGTATGACCCGCGGCAGCGGCATGGCGGCGCTGAAGGCGGATTTAGAGCACCTGTTCGGTGTCATCGCCAATCAGGCCCTGCTGCTGGCACCGCCGGCCAACGCGGCCGAGTAG
- a CDS encoding DUF1036 domain-containing protein, with protein sequence MTTWHQIRRFGLALTVVLAASVWGTEAARADMTICNYSRGPVDVAIGYYDHDFDEWVSAGWYEVRAGKCDTLFVLHEFGPEEYVYVYAESQLGDGEWSGEYSMCIDYDAFEIYGWENCKARGYYSYGFVELDVRNASSFTYDLIE encoded by the coding sequence ATGACTACTTGGCACCAGATCCGTCGGTTCGGACTTGCCCTGACCGTCGTCCTTGCCGCGAGCGTCTGGGGCACAGAGGCGGCGCGGGCCGATATGACGATTTGCAACTATTCGCGCGGCCCGGTCGACGTTGCCATCGGCTATTACGATCACGATTTCGACGAGTGGGTGTCCGCCGGCTGGTATGAGGTCAGAGCCGGCAAGTGCGACACGCTCTTTGTCCTGCACGAGTTTGGCCCCGAGGAATACGTCTATGTTTACGCCGAAAGCCAGCTGGGCGACGGCGAATGGTCGGGCGAATACAGCATGTGCATCGACTACGACGCCTTCGAGATTTATGGATGGGAGAACTGCAAGGCGCGCGGTTACTATTCCTACGGCTTCGTCGAGCTCGATGTCCGCAATGCCTCCTCGTTCACCTACGACCTTATCGAGTAG
- a CDS encoding cupin domain-containing protein: protein MSTAKCLRIPTGAVPGLEPTDYIPAEGLKSGEPNERGLSFYADQTGQLDAGVWECEPNKHVIEAAPYDEFVYLLEGHIDVIDEAGGIETYKAGDSFMMPRGCKCTWDVKAPVRKLYVVLTAEDYKG, encoded by the coding sequence ATGAGCACCGCAAAATGCCTGCGTATTCCCACCGGCGCCGTGCCGGGCCTGGAGCCGACCGACTACATCCCCGCCGAAGGCCTCAAGTCGGGCGAGCCCAACGAGCGCGGCCTGAGCTTCTATGCCGATCAGACCGGCCAGCTCGACGCCGGCGTGTGGGAGTGCGAGCCGAACAAACACGTCATCGAGGCCGCACCCTATGACGAGTTCGTCTATCTGCTGGAAGGCCATATCGACGTCATCGACGAGGCCGGCGGGATCGAGACCTATAAGGCCGGCGACAGCTTCATGATGCCACGTGGCTGCAAATGCACCTGGGACGTCAAAGCGCCGGTGCGCAAGCTCTATGTCGTGCTGACGGCAGAGGACTATAAGGGTTAA
- a CDS encoding MFS transporter has protein sequence MTTIDAEQPQGRDRTLALIAMSLGLFLVAIDFSSLSVVIVAIEQDLGTTLNRAQWVINAYTVAFGVTIVTGGRLADMFGRKRIFMIGCGLFTVFSLVGGLAPDINTLIAARALTGIGGALVWPAVMGMTYAVLPKERAGLAGGLILGVIAFGNATGALLGGFLTDAIDWRWVLYLNIPLALGAMWLAQGRIPAMPGTGRQRIDYRGIALLSAGIVLILVGLDIGSDVGIPRAVTFALIGAGLLVLIVFLMVERGQGDAALIPRDVMRMPTFAATIVCVVLMSSVFFAALVYVPQFTQKGLGWSAFAAGLGLLPLLATQACISLVAGPLYDRLGGRLVLTAGALFMIAGMVMMSFLSTTEGYMSVLPGMIVTGIGMGLFYPAVVTAATTAAGVAHASLAGGIVYMCQVAAGSLGLGINTAIVLAGSTLDGGITTAFVFDACLGATALLILLVFVRGNPACPARP, from the coding sequence GTGACGACCATCGACGCAGAGCAACCCCAGGGGCGTGACCGCACGCTCGCACTGATAGCGATGTCGCTGGGCTTGTTTCTGGTGGCGATCGACTTCTCGTCGCTCAGCGTCGTGATCGTTGCGATTGAGCAGGACCTCGGCACCACGCTCAACCGCGCGCAGTGGGTGATCAACGCCTACACCGTCGCCTTCGGCGTCACCATCGTTACCGGCGGGCGGCTCGCCGACATGTTTGGGCGCAAAAGGATCTTCATGATCGGCTGCGGCCTGTTCACCGTGTTCTCGCTGGTCGGCGGCTTGGCGCCTGACATCAACACGCTGATCGCAGCGCGCGCGCTGACCGGCATCGGCGGCGCGCTGGTTTGGCCCGCGGTCATGGGCATGACCTATGCGGTGCTGCCCAAGGAGCGGGCCGGTCTCGCCGGCGGACTCATCCTGGGCGTGATCGCCTTCGGCAACGCCACCGGCGCCCTGCTGGGCGGCTTCTTGACCGACGCGATCGATTGGCGCTGGGTGCTCTACCTCAACATCCCGCTGGCGCTAGGTGCGATGTGGCTGGCGCAGGGACGCATCCCCGCCATGCCCGGCACGGGTCGCCAGCGGATCGACTATCGCGGCATCGCGCTGCTGTCAGCCGGTATCGTGCTGATCCTGGTCGGGCTCGACATCGGTTCGGACGTCGGTATTCCGCGCGCGGTCACGTTCGCCCTGATCGGCGCCGGCCTGCTGGTTCTGATCGTCTTTCTAATGGTCGAGCGCGGGCAGGGCGACGCGGCATTGATACCGCGCGACGTCATGCGCATGCCGACGTTCGCCGCGACAATTGTCTGCGTTGTCTTGATGTCTTCGGTGTTCTTCGCCGCGTTGGTCTATGTCCCGCAGTTCACGCAGAAGGGACTAGGCTGGTCCGCCTTCGCGGCGGGGTTGGGACTGCTTCCGCTGTTGGCGACACAGGCCTGCATCTCGCTGGTCGCTGGTCCGCTCTACGACCGGCTGGGTGGCCGGCTCGTCTTGACCGCCGGCGCACTCTTCATGATCGCCGGCATGGTCATGATGTCATTCCTGAGCACGACCGAAGGCTACATGAGCGTGTTGCCGGGCATGATCGTGACCGGCATTGGCATGGGGCTTTTCTATCCCGCCGTCGTGACGGCCGCGACCACGGCGGCGGGCGTGGCACACGCCAGTCTGGCCGGCGGCATTGTCTACATGTGCCAGGTCGCGGCTGGCTCGCTAGGGCTGGGTATCAATACCGCGATCGTGCTGGCGGGATCGACACTGGACGGCGGCATCACCACCGCCTTCGTATTCGACGCCTGTCTGGGTGCAACGGCGCTTCTGATCCTGCTGGTCTTCGTGCGCGGTAACCCGGCTTGCCCGGCCAGACCGTGA
- a CDS encoding LysR substrate-binding domain-containing protein, producing MAFRSYDSLHVFDVVARRLNFTAAADELHLTKGAISYQIKRLETELGFLVFTRRHRGVALTEKGRVLAQTCQRLFSDLDRTIDGLRDNAAERITIGMSTYFASRWLSPRLMTFMADHPRFALRLQPLIDLTDLGAHDIDMAIRWGRGDWTDLEIEPLLPCPAFVTAGAAIAKQVDKDGLEAVLAGTPLLHDRDGSDAWRDWFKAAGLAYPATRNDLVIPDPNVRVQAVIDGQGLALNDALVGDDLAAGRLARISPVALDDYGYFLAYPKGALNAAGCGAFRDWVLAEAASR from the coding sequence ATGGCCTTTCGAAGCTATGACAGCCTTCATGTCTTCGACGTCGTTGCGCGCCGACTGAACTTCACGGCGGCGGCCGATGAGCTTCATCTGACCAAAGGTGCGATCAGCTATCAGATTAAACGGTTGGAAACCGAACTGGGGTTTCTGGTTTTCACGCGCCGTCATCGCGGTGTCGCGTTGACCGAGAAGGGGCGGGTGCTGGCGCAGACCTGCCAGAGACTTTTCAGCGATCTCGACCGCACCATCGACGGGCTGCGTGACAACGCGGCCGAGCGTATCACCATCGGCATGTCGACCTATTTCGCGTCGCGCTGGTTGTCGCCGCGGCTGATGACGTTTATGGCCGATCATCCGAGGTTTGCGTTACGCCTGCAGCCGCTGATCGATCTGACCGATCTCGGCGCCCACGATATTGACATGGCGATACGTTGGGGCCGTGGCGACTGGACGGATCTGGAAATTGAACCGTTGCTGCCTTGCCCCGCCTTTGTCACCGCAGGCGCGGCCATCGCCAAGCAGGTCGACAAAGACGGTCTTGAGGCGGTGCTGGCGGGGACCCCCTTGTTGCACGACCGCGATGGCAGCGATGCCTGGCGTGACTGGTTCAAAGCCGCGGGGCTCGCCTATCCGGCGACGCGCAACGATCTTGTGATCCCCGATCCCAACGTTCGGGTACAGGCGGTCATCGATGGCCAGGGGCTGGCGCTGAATGACGCTCTGGTTGGCGACGATCTTGCCGCCGGACGTCTGGCACGCATTTCGCCGGTCGCGCTGGACGACTACGGCTACTTCCTCGCCTATCCAAAGGGCGCCTTGAACGCCGCTGGCTGCGGCGCATTTCGCGACTGGGTCTTGGCGGAAGCGGCATCCCGCTAG
- a CDS encoding tetratricopeptide repeat protein produces MADPGRRLADALAHHRAGQLDQALAGYRAVLDDKPDSADAHHLIGLALDQKGEHDAAIDAIEQAVALKPASGLFRFNLARVLSEAGLVDRARDAYRAAIDLKPGDADAHSNLGLLEESDGNPDAALAAFEAALAADPGHMKARVNLARMLIALKRSDDAAPHLKHLTSSANAPAEAWFLTGTLAEDAERYDDAIAAYRRALKIAPDFEKARNNLGTALLGAQRYGEARQIFNAIFVAKRGDAGADAGVFSDQRFPARANTRLRTCRYRLSDGADQIDYLLAKDLLDPSWAAAAQRYRDAIAAIDREHPADKPVVLEGPEANALADLHDHAIRVADTAPLAGPAIGQKNDYAAIEDAYLAAATSITTIDGFLSPEALNALRNYCRQSTIFFGHNATGYVTSYMADGFGCSLLYTVAEELQAAMPRVLGSRPLHNMWVYRHANHSGGVDAHTDDASVTFNFWITEADANLEPEHGGLILYQREQPLDWDWVDMNLRKNDPDVKAKYTAFLAEAPEVRLPYGENRAILFHSNLLHKSDRLTFKEGFDQRRMNVTLLFGERGT; encoded by the coding sequence ATGGCTGACCCCGGCCGGCGCCTGGCCGATGCCCTGGCACACCACCGCGCTGGGCAATTGGATCAGGCCCTGGCCGGTTACCGCGCGGTACTCGACGACAAACCCGATTCGGCGGATGCGCACCATCTGATCGGCCTGGCACTCGACCAAAAAGGTGAGCACGACGCCGCGATCGACGCCATCGAGCAGGCGGTTGCTCTCAAACCCGCAAGCGGACTTTTTCGCTTCAACCTGGCCCGTGTCCTGAGCGAAGCCGGACTGGTGGACCGCGCGCGCGACGCCTATCGCGCGGCCATCGATTTGAAACCAGGCGACGCAGACGCCCACAGCAATCTCGGTCTTCTGGAGGAAAGCGACGGCAATCCGGACGCCGCGCTCGCCGCGTTCGAGGCCGCGCTGGCCGCTGATCCCGGGCATATGAAAGCGCGCGTCAACCTGGCCCGCATGCTGATCGCCCTGAAGCGCTCCGATGATGCGGCGCCCCATCTCAAACACCTGACGTCCTCGGCCAATGCGCCGGCCGAGGCCTGGTTTTTGACCGGCACACTGGCCGAGGACGCAGAGCGCTATGACGACGCTATCGCGGCCTACCGACGCGCACTCAAGATCGCGCCGGACTTCGAGAAGGCGCGCAACAATCTGGGCACCGCCTTGCTTGGCGCGCAGCGCTACGGCGAGGCGCGTCAGATCTTCAACGCCATCTTCGTCGCCAAGCGCGGCGATGCCGGCGCCGATGCCGGCGTGTTTTCCGACCAACGTTTCCCGGCGCGCGCCAACACGCGGCTTCGTACCTGCCGCTACAGACTGAGCGACGGCGCCGACCAGATCGACTATCTGCTGGCGAAGGATCTGCTCGACCCCAGCTGGGCGGCGGCGGCACAACGCTATCGCGATGCCATCGCGGCCATCGACCGCGAGCATCCCGCCGACAAGCCGGTCGTGCTGGAGGGCCCGGAGGCCAACGCGCTGGCGGATCTTCACGACCACGCCATCCGTGTCGCCGACACCGCGCCGCTGGCCGGTCCCGCCATCGGTCAGAAGAACGACTACGCGGCGATCGAGGATGCTTACCTTGCCGCCGCCACGTCGATCACCACCATCGACGGTTTCCTGAGCCCTGAAGCCCTGAACGCGCTGCGCAACTACTGCCGCCAGTCGACCATCTTCTTTGGTCACAACGCGACGGGCTACGTGACCTCCTACATGGCCGATGGCTTCGGCTGTTCGCTGCTCTATACCGTCGCCGAGGAATTGCAGGCGGCCATGCCGCGCGTCTTGGGCAGCCGACCGCTTCACAACATGTGGGTCTACCGGCACGCCAACCACAGCGGCGGCGTCGATGCCCATACCGATGACGCTTCCGTCACCTTCAACTTTTGGATCACCGAGGCCGACGCCAACCTGGAACCCGAGCACGGCGGCCTGATCCTCTATCAGCGCGAACAGCCGCTCGACTGGGATTGGGTCGACATGAACCTGCGCAAGAACGATCCGGACGTGAAAGCCAAGTACACGGCGTTTCTGGCGGAAGCGCCGGAAGTGCGCCTGCCATACGGCGAGAACCGGGCGATCCTGTTCCACTCCAACCTCTTGCACAAGTCCGACCGCCTGACGTTCAAGGAAGGTTTCGACCAGCGGCGCATGAACGTGACTCTGCTGTTTGGCGAACGCGGCACCTGA
- a CDS encoding response regulator yields MARILLAAHDDVMRCYLVRALSRQGHAVMAVADAHEALGDLLPGAFDILIADTDLPGIGGPELARRAGAAIPGLRILFRHGFSAAPLKEGALPRLEDDALEPPFHLSRLAVEIDNLLAA; encoded by the coding sequence ATGGCGCGTATCCTGCTAGCAGCGCATGACGATGTCATGCGCTGTTATCTTGTGCGCGCCTTGTCACGCCAGGGCCACGCCGTCATGGCGGTGGCCGATGCGCACGAAGCACTGGGCGACCTTCTGCCCGGGGCCTTTGATATCCTTATTGCCGATACGGATTTGCCGGGTATCGGTGGGCCGGAACTGGCGCGCCGCGCGGGCGCGGCGATTCCCGGTCTCAGAATCCTGTTCCGGCATGGATTCTCCGCAGCGCCCTTGAAAGAAGGCGCGTTGCCACGGCTTGAGGACGACGCGCTGGAGCCGCCGTTCCATCTGAGCCGCCTGGCTGTTGAAATCGACAACCTGCTTGCCGCCTGA
- a CDS encoding SDR family NAD(P)-dependent oxidoreductase, giving the protein MPPPICALVGAGEGLGRALAAKFAREGHDIALVSRTETGSNAAAEAAAMARPDARVEFQAADATQPESIDNALTAIAADMGEIDVLIYNVRDTFTRCEPLAMTYGDLEATFRTEVIGAFAAAKAVMPAMRERGRGSVFFSSATAAYRGSATHPLYAIGKFGLRGLAQSLAKAYAKDGVHIVHVRLDCDLDMPLMREAYGDKYDPENLANTDDVAETYWWVHQQPKSAWTNEVELRPYTETWTY; this is encoded by the coding sequence ATGCCCCCACCCATCTGTGCACTCGTTGGCGCCGGTGAGGGTCTGGGCCGCGCGCTTGCCGCGAAGTTCGCGCGCGAGGGGCACGATATCGCCCTTGTCTCGCGTACCGAGACCGGCAGCAACGCCGCCGCCGAAGCCGCCGCGATGGCGCGGCCCGACGCCCGCGTCGAGTTTCAGGCGGCTGACGCAACGCAGCCGGAGAGCATCGACAACGCGCTGACCGCAATCGCCGCCGACATGGGCGAAATCGACGTGCTGATCTATAACGTCCGCGACACGTTCACGCGATGCGAGCCGCTCGCCATGACCTATGGCGACCTCGAAGCGACCTTCCGCACCGAGGTCATCGGCGCCTTCGCCGCTGCCAAGGCGGTCATGCCCGCGATGCGCGAGCGCGGGCGCGGCAGCGTCTTCTTCTCCAGCGCGACCGCGGCCTATCGCGGCTCGGCGACCCACCCGCTTTACGCCATCGGCAAGTTTGGGCTACGCGGCCTCGCCCAGAGCCTGGCCAAGGCCTACGCCAAGGACGGCGTCCACATCGTCCACGTCCGCCTCGACTGCGATCTCGACATGCCGCTAATGCGCGAAGCCTATGGCGACAAGTACGACCCCGAGAACCTCGCCAACACCGACGATGTCGCAGAGACCTACTGGTGGGTCCACCAGCAGCCGAAGTCCGCCTGGACCAACGAGGTCGAACTCAGGCCCTACACGGAGACGTGGACGTACTAG
- a CDS encoding trimethylamine methyltransferase family protein, producing the protein MLGSDDTRQALSNAVGRRRAGGRSARVARRQNDAAAKPATVTRAVPTYNLLDEEALQTLELHADWILKEIGIEFRGDEEALTLFRDAGATVTGERVSFDAGHARALCATAPATFRMEGRDRASSITLGGDDTVFMPAYGPPFVSDLDNGRRYATIEDFRNIVKLTYATPWLNHSGGTVCEPVDLPVNKRHLDMVYAHLRWSTKPFMGAVTAPERAEDSVAMARLVFGDRYLEDHCVIQGNINVNSPLVYDHIMSGALKAYARANQSVVVSPFILGGAMGPVTQPALLAQAHAEAMAGIALSQLVRPGAPVVYGNFLTTMDLKSGAPTFGTPEANLSTFAIGQLCRRLGLPLRCGGHLTASKVADGQAMQESAASMMAGIMAGSNFVFHAAGWLESGLTFGYEKFAMDLDHCGMMWRMLRGLTIGPDELAADAFREAGPGTNFLGTAHTLAHFETANYLSDLADTTSYEQWDDDGRRDLEQRAHDRWKQMLADYQAPPIDPAVDEALQDFMARKKAAEPDQWH; encoded by the coding sequence ATGCTGGGCTCCGACGACACACGCCAAGCTCTATCGAACGCCGTTGGCCGGCGACGCGCCGGCGGGCGTTCAGCGCGCGTCGCGCGTCGGCAGAACGACGCGGCGGCCAAGCCGGCGACCGTTACGCGGGCGGTACCGACGTACAACCTGCTCGACGAAGAGGCGCTCCAGACGCTCGAACTCCACGCCGATTGGATCCTTAAGGAGATCGGCATCGAGTTCCGCGGCGATGAGGAAGCCCTGACACTCTTCCGCGACGCCGGCGCCACCGTCACCGGCGAGCGCGTCAGCTTCGATGCCGGCCACGCCCGCGCTCTCTGCGCGACGGCGCCGGCGACGTTTCGCATGGAAGGCCGCGATCGCGCCTCGTCGATCACGCTCGGTGGCGATGACACGGTCTTCATGCCCGCCTATGGTCCGCCATTCGTCAGCGATCTCGACAACGGTCGCCGCTACGCGACGATCGAGGACTTCCGCAACATCGTGAAGCTGACCTACGCCACGCCGTGGCTGAACCATTCCGGCGGCACTGTGTGCGAGCCGGTCGATCTGCCGGTCAACAAGCGCCACCTGGACATGGTCTATGCGCACCTGCGCTGGTCGACAAAACCGTTCATGGGCGCGGTCACGGCGCCGGAGCGCGCGGAGGACTCTGTCGCCATGGCACGGCTGGTCTTCGGCGATCGATATCTGGAGGACCACTGTGTCATCCAGGGCAACATCAACGTCAATTCGCCACTCGTCTACGACCACATCATGTCCGGCGCACTGAAGGCATACGCCCGCGCCAACCAGAGCGTCGTTGTCTCACCCTTCATCCTGGGCGGCGCCATGGGGCCAGTCACCCAGCCCGCCCTGCTCGCCCAGGCCCATGCGGAGGCCATGGCCGGCATCGCGCTCAGCCAGTTGGTGCGACCGGGCGCGCCGGTCGTCTATGGCAACTTCCTGACCACCATGGATCTCAAATCCGGCGCGCCGACCTTCGGGACGCCGGAGGCCAACCTCTCGACCTTCGCCATCGGACAGCTATGCCGCCGGCTCGGTCTGCCGCTGCGCTGCGGCGGCCACCTGACCGCGTCCAAGGTGGCGGACGGTCAGGCGATGCAGGAATCGGCCGCCAGCATGATGGCGGGCATCATGGCCGGGTCGAACTTTGTCTTCCACGCCGCCGGCTGGCTCGAAAGCGGTCTTACATTCGGTTACGAGAAGTTCGCCATGGACCTCGATCACTGCGGCATGATGTGGCGGATGCTGAGGGGCCTCACCATCGGCCCGGACGAGCTCGCCGCCGATGCCTTCCGAGAGGCCGGGCCGGGTACCAACTTCCTGGGCACCGCCCACACGCTCGCCCATTTCGAGACCGCGAACTATCTCTCCGACCTCGCCGACACGACGTCCTATGAGCAGTGGGACGACGACGGCCGGCGCGATCTGGAACAACGCGCCCACGATCGCTGGAAGCAGATGTTGGCGGATTACCAGGCGCCGCCCATCGACCCCGCGGTCGACGAGGCGCTGCAGGATTTCATGGCGCGCAAGAAGGCCGCCGAACCCGACCAATGGCATTGA
- a CDS encoding adenylate/guanylate cyclase domain-containing protein, translated as MERGFAAILAADAVGYSKQMGIDEDAALSALAARREIIDAVIERHGGRIFSTAGDSVVAEYQSSVEAVRSAVEIQEELGKLNAGLGEAAAMRFRIGVNFGDVMHQDGDVLGDGVNVAARLETLCPPGAVCVSRQVMDQVTGKVESRFAQAGRHRLKNIAQPVEVWCWPESQAGKLRRAARGWRPVAALCALLAVVVLIGAYVMFEASGERALPTGPRIAVIPFTNLGDDPDNAYFSDGLTRNINTYLSQFSNLFVIAPDAGFRYRDNADCETIRNDLEPDYILTGTVRLSPERIRVTTDFIDAETCRQLDAPGPFDMDLSIGNVLDIELDIAKRVAAEIGSADAPLFNAEIQRAISHKAPDSLLAYECVLLSFWFYETFAPDRHRRARACLEDAVRDDPDYSLGWSRLAFSYIESKKYAIDTPPDWAALSEDAAYRAIDLDPDNPDAYYALAILSQMRGEDAAVFRNFAERAIEFNPNDAFVLADLGTWIAYAGDWERGKELVSRAKLLNPNHQSWWDWIWLLHQYREGEYDDARDVALKINLPNNYIIQAALTATYGMLGETEKADEALKKVLANRPDFADDPRGPYRVRGIEPALIEGLMEGLRRAGLDVPEPAADG; from the coding sequence GTGGAGCGAGGATTTGCCGCAATTCTTGCTGCTGATGCCGTTGGCTACAGCAAGCAGATGGGCATTGATGAGGACGCCGCGCTGTCCGCTCTGGCGGCGCGCCGGGAGATCATCGATGCGGTGATCGAACGTCACGGCGGGCGTATCTTCAGCACCGCAGGCGATAGCGTTGTTGCCGAGTACCAGAGTTCCGTCGAGGCCGTCCGTTCCGCGGTAGAGATCCAGGAAGAGCTCGGGAAACTCAACGCTGGTCTCGGTGAGGCCGCGGCGATGCGCTTTCGCATCGGCGTCAACTTCGGCGATGTCATGCACCAGGATGGTGACGTTCTGGGCGATGGCGTGAACGTCGCCGCGCGGTTGGAGACCTTGTGTCCGCCGGGCGCCGTCTGCGTGTCGCGCCAGGTGATGGACCAGGTCACCGGCAAGGTGGAATCCAGGTTCGCGCAGGCCGGACGCCATCGCCTGAAGAACATCGCGCAACCGGTCGAGGTCTGGTGCTGGCCGGAAAGCCAGGCCGGTAAGCTGCGGCGCGCGGCGCGCGGCTGGCGTCCCGTTGCGGCGCTGTGCGCGCTGTTGGCAGTCGTGGTGTTGATTGGCGCCTATGTGATGTTCGAGGCTTCAGGCGAGCGGGCGTTGCCTACGGGGCCGCGCATCGCCGTCATTCCGTTCACGAACCTGGGCGACGATCCCGACAATGCCTACTTCAGCGATGGCTTGACGCGCAATATCAACACCTATCTCTCGCAGTTCTCGAATCTCTTCGTGATCGCGCCGGATGCGGGCTTCCGCTATCGCGACAACGCCGACTGCGAGACGATCCGAAACGATTTGGAGCCCGACTACATATTGACCGGGACCGTACGCTTGTCGCCTGAACGCATTCGCGTCACGACCGACTTCATCGATGCCGAGACATGCCGGCAATTGGATGCGCCGGGACCGTTCGACATGGATCTCAGCATCGGCAATGTCCTGGATATTGAACTGGACATTGCAAAACGGGTGGCGGCCGAGATCGGCTCGGCCGACGCGCCCCTGTTCAATGCCGAGATCCAACGCGCCATCTCTCACAAGGCGCCCGACAGTCTCCTGGCCTATGAATGTGTCCTCTTGTCATTCTGGTTCTACGAGACCTTCGCGCCGGATCGCCACCGCCGCGCGCGGGCCTGTCTGGAAGACGCGGTCAGAGACGATCCCGATTATTCGCTCGGCTGGTCGCGGCTTGCGTTCAGCTATATCGAGTCGAAAAAGTACGCCATCGACACGCCGCCCGACTGGGCGGCGCTGAGCGAGGACGCGGCCTATCGCGCGATCGACCTGGATCCCGACAACCCCGACGCCTATTACGCCCTGGCGATCTTAAGCCAGATGCGCGGTGAGGACGCGGCGGTTTTCCGCAACTTCGCAGAGCGCGCCATCGAGTTTAATCCTAACGACGCTTTTGTTCTGGCCGACCTCGGCACCTGGATCGCTTATGCCGGCGATTGGGAGCGGGGCAAGGAACTGGTATCGCGCGCCAAGCTTCTCAACCCCAACCACCAGAGCTGGTGGGATTGGATCTGGCTGCTGCACCAATACCGCGAAGGCGAATACGACGACGCACGCGATGTCGCGCTGAAGATCAACCTGCCAAACAACTACATCATTCAGGCCGCGCTGACGGCGACCTACGGCATGCTCGGCGAGACGGAGAAGGCCGATGAAGCGCTGAAGAAGGTCTTGGCAAATCGTCCCGACTTCGCCGACGACCCGCGCGGGCCCTACCGGGTGCGCGGCATCGAACCGGCATTGATCGAGGGCCTGATGGAAGGTCTGCGCCGCGCCGGCCTCGACGTGCCGGAACCGGCAGCGGACGGGTAG